In Chloracidobacterium sp., the following proteins share a genomic window:
- the grpE gene encoding nucleotide exchange factor GrpE, giving the protein MKNQQIPKPDETLDELDMDDVGSVDDFIRELEEKEKDLHITADLQIEIEDSDLEAQDLPDFVQDELKSSGPAVATAEPATRQQAGLKTRVYELQREVESLQEKVVELKDERKDIQEKSDQRLKDFQNYKYRMDRERRGSHIDQVAVVTEKLLPAIDNLDRALESAEKLDGKKSDDFQQFFDGIVLVNKQVRETLGGMGVEAIKTVGETFDPNFHEAVAAEDRDDMPPNTILEEMLRGYRIGNRVIRHSMVKVTTSAAPAKKPEAEAEPKGSDDLGLEPDVLTLGE; this is encoded by the coding sequence ATGAAGAACCAACAGATCCCGAAGCCGGATGAAACTCTCGACGAACTCGACATGGACGATGTCGGGTCGGTCGACGATTTCATCAGGGAACTCGAGGAAAAAGAAAAGGATCTGCATATCACGGCCGATCTTCAGATCGAGATCGAGGATTCCGATCTTGAAGCTCAGGACCTGCCGGATTTTGTGCAGGATGAATTGAAGAGCAGCGGCCCGGCCGTCGCGACAGCCGAGCCCGCAACGAGGCAGCAGGCTGGCCTGAAGACACGCGTTTACGAACTGCAGCGCGAGGTCGAATCACTGCAGGAGAAGGTCGTCGAGCTCAAAGATGAGCGAAAGGACATCCAGGAAAAGAGCGATCAGCGGCTCAAGGATTTCCAGAACTATAAGTATCGGATGGATCGCGAGCGTCGCGGTTCCCACATCGACCAGGTCGCCGTCGTGACGGAAAAGCTGCTGCCCGCGATCGACAATCTCGATCGGGCCCTCGAGTCTGCTGAGAAGCTCGACGGCAAAAAGAGCGATGATTTTCAGCAATTCTTTGATGGCATCGTCCTCGTTAACAAGCAGGTCCGCGAGACGCTTGGCGGTATGGGCGTTGAGGCGATAAAGACGGTCGGCGAGACATTTGACCCGAATTTTCACGAAGCCGTCGCTGCGGAGGACCGCGACGACATGCCGCCGAATACGATCCTCGAAGAGATGCTTCGCGGCTATCGCATCGGCAACCGCGTTATCCGCCACTCGATGGTCAAGGTGACCACGTCAGCCGCTCCGGCAAAGAAGCCGGAGGCGGAGGCCGAACCGAAGGGCTCCGATGATCTTGGCCTGGAGCCGGATGTCTTGACTCTCGGTGAATAG
- the dnaK gene encoding molecular chaperone DnaK — protein sequence MGKVIGIDLGTTNCCVSVLEGGSVQIISNKEGGRTTPSVVGFTDKDERLVGQIAKRQAVTNAANTLYAVKRLIGRKFDSPEVEKMRETVPFEIVKAPNSDAHIRVFDRIYSPPEISAIVLQRLKLAAEEFLGDKITEAIITVPAYFDDMQRQATRDAGKIAGLEVERIINEPTAAALAYGFGKSKTEKVAVYDLGGGTFDISILEINDGVFEVLSTSGNTFLGGEDFDQRIIEWLVEEFKKENNIDLKGDRLALQRLKEAAERAKCELSSVAETNVSLPFIAADASGPKHINMTLSRDKFEELVRDLVESSVEPCQKALWDAKLQPSDIDKVILVGGQTRSPIITSTVTEVFGKEPSSEINPDEVVAMGAAIQGGVLTGDVKDIVLLDVLPLSLGLETRGGLFVKLISRNSTIPLKNTMTFTTVVDNQQSVEIHILQGEREISSANRSLAKFELVGIPPSPRGVPQIDVSFEIDANGIVSVSAKDKMTGLEQAMQITPSSGLSPDEIEKLIIEAETSIERDRDEKELIVEKNKLDTLIKNARRAMAEVGRSFELEEQQSINGILNEAEDALSTTSIDEIKVQLDKVEAAANRITAAMLAMA from the coding sequence ATGGGGAAAGTAATCGGTATTGATCTCGGCACGACGAATTGCTGCGTCTCGGTCCTCGAGGGCGGCTCGGTCCAGATCATCTCGAACAAAGAGGGCGGCCGTACGACGCCGTCGGTCGTCGGCTTTACGGACAAGGACGAACGCCTCGTCGGGCAGATCGCCAAGCGCCAGGCCGTGACCAACGCAGCAAATACGCTCTACGCCGTAAAGCGCCTGATCGGCCGCAAATTCGACTCGCCTGAGGTCGAAAAGATGCGCGAGACGGTGCCATTCGAGATCGTAAAAGCGCCGAATAGCGACGCCCACATTCGCGTATTCGACCGCATCTACAGCCCGCCGGAGATATCGGCTATCGTATTGCAAAGACTCAAGTTAGCGGCCGAAGAGTTCCTTGGCGACAAGATAACCGAAGCGATCATCACCGTTCCCGCTTACTTTGACGACATGCAGCGTCAGGCCACACGAGACGCCGGAAAGATCGCCGGCCTCGAGGTCGAGCGCATCATTAACGAGCCAACGGCTGCGGCCCTCGCATACGGATTTGGCAAGAGCAAGACCGAGAAGGTCGCCGTGTATGACCTCGGCGGCGGCACGTTCGATATCTCGATCCTTGAGATCAATGACGGCGTCTTTGAGGTGCTGTCGACGTCGGGCAACACGTTCCTCGGCGGTGAGGACTTTGACCAACGGATCATCGAATGGCTTGTCGAGGAGTTCAAGAAAGAGAACAACATCGACCTGAAGGGCGACCGCCTAGCCCTGCAGCGTCTTAAGGAAGCGGCCGAGCGTGCCAAGTGCGAGCTATCGAGCGTCGCCGAGACCAACGTAAGTCTTCCGTTCATTGCCGCCGACGCCTCCGGGCCTAAGCACATCAACATGACGCTCAGCCGCGACAAGTTCGAGGAGCTTGTCCGCGACCTCGTGGAATCGTCGGTCGAGCCGTGCCAGAAAGCCCTTTGGGACGCCAAGCTCCAGCCCAGCGACATTGACAAGGTCATCCTCGTCGGCGGCCAGACGCGCTCGCCGATCATTACGAGCACGGTGACCGAGGTCTTTGGCAAGGAGCCCTCCTCAGAGATCAATCCCGACGAGGTCGTCGCGATGGGTGCTGCCATTCAGGGCGGCGTGCTGACCGGCGACGTCAAGGACATCGTCCTGCTCGATGTGCTGCCGCTGTCACTTGGCCTCGAAACGCGCGGCGGCTTGTTCGTAAAGCTCATCTCGCGCAACTCGACGATCCCGCTCAAGAACACGATGACGTTCACTACCGTCGTCGATAATCAGCAGTCGGTCGAGATCCACATCCTGCAGGGCGAACGCGAGATCTCAAGCGCAAATCGCAGCCTCGCGAAATTCGAGCTGGTCGGCATTCCGCCCAGCCCTCGCGGTGTGCCGCAGATCGACGTTTCGTTCGAGATCGACGCCAACGGCATCGTCAGCGTTTCGGCCAAGGACAAGATGACCGGCCTCGAACAGGCGATGCAGATCACGCCTTCGAGCGGCCTCTCGCCCGACGAGATCGAAAAGCTCATCATCGAGGCCGAGACATCGATCGAACGCGACCGCGACGAAAAGGAACTGATCGTCGAAAAGAACAAGCTCGACACGCTCATCAAGAATGCCCGCCGTGCGATGGCCGAGGTCGGCCGCTCGTTCGAGCTCGAGGAGCAGCAGTCCATCAACGGCATCCTCAACGAAGCCGAAGACGCCCTCTCGACCACCAGCATCGACGAGATAAAGGTCCAACTGGACAAGGTCGAAGCCGCCGCCAACCGCATCACCGCGGCGATGCTGGCGATGGCATAG
- the dnaJ gene encoding molecular chaperone DnaJ: MSKRDYYEVLGVSKTANDAEIKRAYRALAVQYHPDKNPGDHTAEEKFKEAAEAYAVLSDPQKRAAFDRFGHQATGAGGFGFDPGFSNIEDIFEMFGFGGDIFGGRGGRRTTVQRGSDLRYDLEITLEEAATGKDEKLRIPRLETCEECTGTGAEKGTQPENCVTCGGSGQTRYQQGFFSVMRTCSNCRGKGQIIKSPCPKCSGQGRTEKEKTIEIKIPAGVETGSRLRVTGEGEAGVGGGPSGDLFIVLHVKEHEQFERQGADLYSAVPVTFAQAALGADLQVRTLDGEEELKVPAGTQTGTVFRVKGKGMPNLGGRGHGDLFVAVTLVTPKSLTKEQRALLEQLAEVEDADFSDQSFIDKVRNIFG, from the coding sequence ATGAGCAAACGCGATTATTACGAGGTTCTTGGAGTTTCTAAGACGGCGAATGATGCCGAGATCAAGCGCGCTTATCGGGCGTTGGCGGTGCAGTATCATCCGGACAAGAATCCGGGCGATCACACGGCCGAGGAGAAGTTCAAGGAGGCAGCCGAGGCTTATGCCGTGTTGTCTGATCCGCAGAAGCGTGCGGCGTTTGACCGGTTTGGGCATCAGGCGACGGGTGCGGGCGGATTTGGGTTTGATCCGGGATTTTCGAATATCGAGGACATATTCGAGATGTTCGGGTTTGGCGGCGATATTTTTGGCGGCCGCGGCGGCCGCAGGACGACCGTTCAGCGCGGTTCGGACCTTCGATACGACCTTGAGATCACGCTTGAAGAAGCGGCGACGGGCAAGGACGAGAAGCTCCGCATTCCGCGTCTCGAAACGTGTGAGGAATGCACCGGAACCGGGGCCGAGAAGGGAACTCAGCCGGAGAACTGCGTGACCTGCGGCGGCAGCGGGCAGACGCGGTATCAGCAGGGCTTTTTCAGCGTGATGCGAACGTGCTCGAACTGCCGGGGCAAGGGCCAAATCATCAAATCGCCTTGCCCGAAGTGCTCGGGCCAGGGCCGCACCGAAAAAGAGAAAACGATCGAGATCAAGATACCGGCCGGTGTCGAAACGGGCAGCCGGCTGCGTGTCACCGGCGAGGGCGAAGCCGGCGTCGGCGGCGGGCCGTCGGGCGACCTTTTTATCGTCCTCCACGTCAAGGAGCACGAGCAATTCGAGCGCCAGGGTGCGGACCTCTACTCGGCCGTTCCCGTTACGTTTGCCCAGGCCGCTCTAGGTGCTGACCTACAGGTCCGCACGCTCGACGGCGAAGAGGAATTAAAGGTGCCGGCCGGTACGCAGACGGGCACCGTCTTTCGCGTCAAGGGCAAGGGAATGCCCAACCTCGGCGGCCGCGGCCACGGCGACCTGTTTGTCGCCGTTACGCTCGTCACGCCCAAGTCGCTAACCAAGGAACAGCGGGCCCTGCTCGAACAACTCGCTGAGGTCGAGGATGCAGATTTCTCAGATCAGTCGTTTATCGACAAGGTTAGAAATATCTTTGGCTAA
- a CDS encoding GatB/YqeY domain-containing protein has protein sequence MGLKEQIIADLTDAMKAQDAGKRDTLRMVKAALMNRQIDKGSELTDEEVTKTLQTLVKQRRDSIEQYETAGRAELAEKEAAEIAVIEVYLPQAATDDEIATAVEAAVAETGASSMKEMGAVMKAALAHLAGKTADGKAVSEAVRAKLG, from the coding sequence ATGGGACTAAAAGAACAAATAATCGCCGATCTGACCGATGCGATGAAAGCGCAGGACGCCGGAAAGCGCGACACGCTGCGGATGGTGAAGGCGGCGTTGATGAATCGGCAGATCGACAAAGGCAGCGAACTGACGGATGAGGAAGTGACAAAGACCCTGCAAACGCTCGTCAAGCAGCGGCGCGATTCGATCGAGCAATATGAAACGGCAGGCCGCGCTGAACTTGCCGAGAAAGAGGCGGCCGAGATCGCCGTGATCGAGGTTTATCTGCCGCAAGCGGCCACAGACGATGAGATCGCAACCGCGGTCGAGGCTGCCGTGGCCGAGACGGGAGCTTCGTCAATGAAAGAAATGGGAGCGGTGATGAAAGCCGCCCTTGCCCACCTCGCCGGCAAGACTGCGGACGGCAAAGCTGTCAGCGAAGCGGTGCGAGCAAAGCTCGGCTAA
- a CDS encoding AAA family ATPase, whose protein sequence is MPQSYLQLSAIYATLIHVQFIPQPYKDDFDEEAEARERYGFNVFCPYHVPDNAPPPVETTSETTPEEIPAVEPPDVAEQPREHNYHYDHALSEDHLPDLDFYRHDNVFSARPVNSWLNDASEQPEPRPLFGDLWYEGEMAILFAATAKGKSVLAVQIAESIATGTPIPPFSMEAEPQRVLLFDFELEDKQFEQRYAARVPLSNETVHYRFSDNFIRARVGYAEPPPGDRRSFTVRTIDSIVELIEYTRARVVIIDNITWLNTSLGNTSSALALVKGLKRLKLDLGLSILILAHTPKRYEGGRLGLNDMQGSKMLSNFADTIFALGGSRLGHDIRYLKHLKVRNAPTRADETTVWTLRLGKMHGVAPPELPLRGKHVQKVPGEAGGAAATYVFSPPSAPAPAARPVSPDAAFLGFTYAGMSNESDHLGPSHRIPRGRWRDFARILHSAGRTTTQIAHTLDLSPSTVESYLRKRQTSSK, encoded by the coding sequence GTGCCGCAGAGCTACTTGCAATTGTCTGCTATCTATGCAACACTAATTCACGTGCAGTTCATCCCGCAGCCTTACAAAGATGATTTTGACGAGGAGGCCGAGGCTCGAGAACGTTACGGGTTCAACGTGTTCTGCCCGTACCACGTGCCCGACAATGCTCCGCCGCCCGTCGAGACAACCAGTGAAACGACGCCTGAAGAAATACCGGCCGTCGAGCCTCCCGACGTCGCGGAACAGCCGCGCGAGCACAATTATCATTACGATCACGCACTCTCCGAGGACCATCTGCCCGATCTGGATTTCTACCGCCACGACAACGTGTTCTCGGCAAGGCCGGTTAACAGTTGGCTGAACGACGCGAGCGAACAGCCGGAGCCGCGTCCGCTTTTCGGCGACCTGTGGTACGAAGGCGAGATGGCGATACTCTTTGCGGCGACAGCGAAGGGCAAGAGCGTTTTAGCGGTCCAGATCGCCGAGAGCATTGCGACCGGAACGCCTATACCGCCGTTTTCGATGGAAGCCGAGCCTCAGCGCGTGTTGCTGTTCGATTTTGAGTTAGAGGACAAGCAATTTGAGCAGCGATACGCCGCACGCGTGCCGTTATCGAATGAGACGGTTCATTATCGCTTCTCTGACAACTTCATCCGTGCCCGCGTCGGCTATGCCGAACCGCCGCCGGGCGACAGGCGCAGCTTTACTGTCCGCACGATCGATTCGATAGTCGAGCTGATCGAATACACGCGGGCCCGCGTTGTCATCATCGACAACATTACATGGCTCAACACGTCGCTCGGTAATACGAGCAGCGCGCTCGCCCTGGTCAAGGGCCTCAAGCGGCTAAAGCTCGATCTTGGCCTGTCGATCCTGATCCTCGCTCACACGCCAAAGCGTTACGAGGGCGGCCGCCTCGGCCTCAACGACATGCAGGGCAGCAAGATGCTCTCGAATTTTGCCGACACGATCTTTGCTCTCGGCGGCAGCCGCCTCGGCCACGACATCAGATACCTCAAGCACCTCAAGGTCCGAAACGCCCCGACACGCGCCGACGAAACCACCGTCTGGACGCTCCGCCTCGGCAAAATGCACGGCGTCGCCCCGCCCGAACTGCCGCTCCGCGGCAAACACGTCCAAAAAGTCCCCGGCGAGGCCGGCGGCGCAGCGGCGACATATGTCTTCAGCCCGCCAAGCGCTCCCGCACCGGCGGCCCGTCCGGTCTCGCCGGACGCGGCCTTCCTCGGCTTCACCTACGCCGGAATGTCCAATGAGAGCGACCACCTCGGCCCCAGCCACCGCATCCCTCGCGGCCGCTGGCGCGATTTTGCCCGCATCCTCCACTCCGCCGGCCGCACCACCACCCAAATAGCCCACACCCTCGACCTAAGCCCGTCAACAGTCGAGAGCTACCTGAGGAAACGACAAACCAGTTCAAAATGA
- a CDS encoding transposase, translated as MSHTRFLYHIVFRTKGGKPMISAAWENDLYKYLGGIVKGWKGVPIIINGMPDHVHLLVLLAPCDFAAFMRELKAYSSKWAKQHNQHFAWQRRYGAFTVSSSVADKVREYIRNQKKHHSKRSFEDEYLELLVKHGVEFEPDYLWD; from the coding sequence ATGTCACACACCAGATTTCTGTATCACATAGTTTTCCGAACCAAAGGCGGCAAGCCGATGATATCGGCGGCGTGGGAAAACGATCTATACAAATATCTGGGCGGCATCGTAAAAGGCTGGAAGGGCGTCCCGATCATTATCAACGGAATGCCCGACCATGTGCATTTGCTCGTCCTGCTCGCTCCGTGCGATTTCGCCGCATTCATGCGTGAGTTGAAAGCATACTCGTCGAAATGGGCAAAACAGCATAACCAGCATTTTGCCTGGCAGCGTCGGTATGGAGCGTTCACGGTTAGTTCTTCGGTTGCCGACAAGGTGCGTGAATATATCAGGAACCAGAAGAAGCATCATTCCAAACGATCATTTGAAGATGAGTATTTGGAACTGTTGGTAAAGCACGGCGTTGAATTCGAGCCTGATTATTTGTGGGATTAA
- a CDS encoding HU family DNA-binding protein: MARLTQSEIISRLADSCGCKKSDVKAMFDALASMAASEVRTNGEFTVPGFGKLKKTHRKARDGRNPATGAVIRIPAKTTVKFSIGKAMKDAVA, translated from the coding sequence ATGGCTCGTTTGACACAATCGGAAATCATTAGCCGTCTCGCAGATTCGTGCGGATGTAAGAAATCAGACGTCAAGGCAATGTTCGATGCCTTGGCATCTATGGCCGCCAGCGAGGTACGAACTAATGGCGAATTCACTGTTCCCGGCTTTGGTAAGCTGAAGAAGACCCATCGTAAAGCGCGTGACGGACGCAACCCCGCAACAGGAGCCGTCATCCGCATTCCGGCCAAGACGACGGTTAAGTTCAGTATCGGCAAAGCCATGAAGGACGCGGTGGCATAA
- the rdgB gene encoding RdgB/HAM1 family non-canonical purine NTP pyrophosphatase, translating to MGPFLTIGTHNRGKLLEMSQLLGGLPVDILRLRDDILEIEETGKTFAENAGLKAAGYARRAEAYVLADDSGLAVAALDGRPGINSARYAGDNTPFSEKMAVVLSELDSADSNDRCAWFVCSLAFASPAGDILSTAEGVCVGSIATAPRGSGGFGYDPIFVPDGYDLTFGELNGAEKAKISHRARACTEIIPFLRDFFAELT from the coding sequence ATGGGCCCATTTCTAACGATCGGAACTCACAATCGCGGCAAACTTTTGGAGATGTCGCAACTCCTGGGCGGGTTGCCGGTCGATATACTCCGGCTACGCGACGATATCCTCGAGATCGAGGAAACTGGTAAGACATTCGCCGAGAACGCGGGCCTTAAGGCCGCAGGTTATGCTCGCCGCGCCGAAGCCTACGTGTTAGCAGATGATTCAGGCCTTGCAGTAGCAGCCTTGGATGGAAGGCCGGGAATAAACTCGGCGCGATACGCCGGAGACAATACACCATTCTCTGAGAAGATGGCTGTCGTGCTGAGCGAACTCGACAGTGCGGACAGCAATGACCGGTGTGCGTGGTTTGTGTGTTCACTCGCATTCGCCTCTCCTGCGGGCGATATCCTTAGCACCGCGGAAGGAGTGTGCGTCGGATCGATAGCCACAGCTCCTAGGGGCAGCGGCGGTTTTGGATACGATCCGATCTTTGTCCCGGACGGCTACGACCTGACTTTCGGCGAACTCAACGGGGCAGAAAAGGCCAAAATCAGCCATCGAGCGCGCGCATGCACAGAAATTATCCCGTTTTTACGGGATTTTTTCGCTGAATTGACTTGA
- a CDS encoding ABC transporter permease, with the protein MRFILNLTRREIRSSWRRLMFFFLCIAVGVGSVVALRSMIQNLNKVVGDDARTLMTADVEITSTNDFSPIEIANIEAVISRFPTIEARTEVMTTAVMARPTDSSNLALEFVDLKGVASGFPLVGDFRLSDGSPFGLDLVESDGAVISRILLDELKIAVGEKLKIGDRQFTVRATFDEEPGGTSGFRLGPRVFVDIKAFETAGISRTTSRIRRRILYRTLDDPTELVRELRQALHGTTVQANSYREQQENMNEQFDRAENYLSLTGLLILVLGGVGVWNVSRAFVEQKRKTIAVLKCLGASGNRVITIYLLQIWLLGLIGSLLGVGLAQCGLLLAQWKFSDALPAKMSYAVTFSTAWHGVVLGLTISILFAALPLLQIRNIKPRMLLRDDNNLSLTQLNLSKWLLAVSFLTGLLALAIWQAGSIRVGLLFLAGLAITGGALYSSATILTATLKRARVVGSFPLRQAINSLHRPGNQTRVVLIAVGLGVLVVLTVTLMQENLVREFDLTRNSRLPSLIFVDAQRSQITEVARIIESYTGEKPELVPTVRARIAAVNGDPIDYQQTEIRQNQGQIGREFALTYRLNLEENESLVAGDWWRSGEAPSQPEVSVDERMAKTLQVGPGDTMTFDVSGRAVSAQVRSIRKIDLRNARSAFVFVFRPGTLDKAPQSYAATVLQHVPATERQQLQRTVVDSFPNVQIIDVADALATFKRVLNNFVMAISFVGSFVLLAGILILIGSVALTRSQRIYENAILKTLGASRSTLAMILVSEYGVLGAIAGLIATGFAYALAFAISRYMMNIDWVFDPLTGLLGVIASTVLVTLVGTAASFDVLFRKPLATLRSH; encoded by the coding sequence ATGCGATTTATCCTCAACCTCACGCGACGCGAGATCCGATCGTCCTGGCGGCGGCTAATGTTTTTCTTTCTCTGCATCGCCGTGGGCGTCGGTTCGGTCGTGGCCCTGCGCTCAATGATCCAGAATCTAAACAAGGTCGTTGGCGACGACGCACGGACGCTTATGACGGCCGATGTTGAGATAACGTCGACCAACGATTTCTCCCCGATCGAGATCGCAAACATTGAGGCGGTCATCAGCCGTTTCCCGACAATTGAAGCTCGGACAGAGGTGATGACCACTGCGGTTATGGCGCGCCCGACGGATTCGTCGAATCTCGCCCTTGAGTTCGTCGACCTTAAGGGTGTCGCCTCGGGATTTCCTCTTGTCGGTGATTTTCGGCTTTCAGACGGCTCGCCGTTCGGCCTGGATCTTGTAGAGAGCGACGGCGCCGTGATCAGCCGGATCCTTCTCGACGAATTGAAGATCGCGGTAGGAGAGAAGTTGAAGATCGGTGATCGCCAGTTCACGGTCCGCGCAACGTTCGACGAGGAGCCTGGTGGAACCAGCGGGTTTCGCCTGGGGCCTCGTGTTTTCGTTGACATCAAGGCCTTCGAGACGGCCGGAATCTCGCGAACGACCAGCCGCATCCGCCGCCGGATACTGTATCGAACCTTGGACGATCCGACCGAACTGGTCCGGGAGCTTCGCCAAGCTCTTCACGGCACCACCGTTCAGGCGAACTCATATCGCGAACAGCAGGAGAACATGAACGAGCAGTTCGATCGGGCGGAGAATTATCTCTCGCTCACGGGCCTGTTGATCCTCGTTCTGGGCGGTGTCGGTGTATGGAATGTGTCGCGGGCATTCGTCGAGCAGAAACGCAAAACGATCGCCGTGCTCAAATGCCTCGGAGCTTCCGGAAATCGCGTGATAACCATCTATTTACTCCAGATCTGGCTCCTGGGGCTGATCGGAAGCCTGCTCGGCGTCGGTCTGGCACAATGCGGGCTCCTGTTGGCTCAATGGAAATTCAGTGATGCGCTTCCCGCAAAAATGAGCTATGCGGTAACATTCTCGACCGCTTGGCACGGCGTTGTTCTCGGCTTGACGATCTCGATTCTCTTTGCCGCGCTGCCATTACTTCAGATCAGGAACATCAAGCCGAGAATGCTGCTCCGCGACGATAATAACCTCAGCCTCACGCAGCTTAACCTGTCAAAATGGCTTCTCGCTGTGAGTTTTCTCACGGGGCTTCTTGCCTTGGCCATTTGGCAGGCGGGTTCGATCCGCGTGGGATTACTCTTCCTTGCCGGACTTGCGATCACGGGTGGTGCTCTCTACTCTTCGGCAACGATCCTGACAGCGACCCTTAAGCGGGCACGGGTCGTTGGTTCATTCCCGCTACGACAAGCCATAAATTCGCTCCATCGGCCGGGCAATCAGACTCGCGTCGTCCTCATTGCGGTTGGATTAGGCGTACTGGTCGTCCTTACAGTAACGCTGATGCAGGAGAATCTCGTTCGCGAGTTCGACCTGACCCGAAACAGCCGGCTTCCGAGCCTGATCTTCGTCGATGCCCAACGAAGCCAGATAACCGAGGTTGCCCGGATCATAGAGTCCTATACCGGAGAGAAACCCGAACTAGTGCCGACCGTGCGTGCCCGGATCGCGGCTGTCAACGGTGATCCGATCGATTATCAGCAAACCGAGATCAGGCAAAATCAGGGCCAGATCGGGCGCGAGTTTGCCCTCACATACCGGCTCAACCTCGAAGAGAACGAATCGCTCGTAGCGGGCGACTGGTGGAGATCCGGCGAGGCTCCATCGCAGCCGGAGGTTTCTGTGGATGAGCGAATGGCGAAGACGCTGCAGGTTGGGCCCGGTGACACGATGACGTTCGACGTTTCGGGCCGGGCGGTCAGCGCACAGGTTCGAAGCATCCGCAAGATCGATCTGAGAAACGCACGTTCAGCCTTTGTGTTTGTCTTCCGTCCTGGCACATTGGACAAGGCACCCCAGAGTTATGCGGCCACGGTGCTTCAACACGTTCCTGCAACGGAGCGACAGCAGCTTCAGCGCACGGTCGTTGACAGCTTTCCAAATGTTCAGATCATCGATGTCGCCGACGCTCTGGCTACATTCAAGCGTGTGCTCAACAACTTCGTAATGGCGATCTCCTTCGTGGGAAGCTTTGTCCTGTTAGCCGGCATCCTGATCCTGATCGGATCGGTCGCCCTGACGCGCTCCCAGCGCATCTACGAGAATGCGATCCTGAAAACACTAGGCGCGAGCCGATCGACTCTCGCGATGATCCTGGTTTCTGAATACGGTGTGCTTGGAGCGATCGCAGGCCTGATCGCGACCGGATTCGCATACGCTCTTGCTTTCGCGATCTCTCGCTACATGATGAACATCGATTGGGTGTTCGATCCGCTGACCGGGCTTTTGGGTGTTATTGCATCGACCGTGTTGGTCACGTTGGTTGGGACGGCGGCTAGCTTTGACGTTCTGTTTCGCAAGCCGCTCGCGACGCTCCGTTCGCATTGA
- a CDS encoding ABC transporter ATP-binding protein, translating into MITLNQVTKIVRSGTEDLTILSDVSIDIAEGQFVAVTGASGSGKSTLLGLIAGLDSPTSGSISVDEDDITSLGEDTLAGIRARKIGFVFQSFHLIPSLTAFENVLIPMEILGLDNVRDRAARLLDAVDLSNRGHHYPNELSGGEQQRVAIARAFANSPKILLADEPTGNLDSKNGQHVFELMEQLHRQHKVTLVLVTHDTALAGRAERRIALSDGRVVLDELN; encoded by the coding sequence ATGATCACGTTGAACCAAGTCACCAAGATCGTCCGTTCCGGTACTGAAGACCTTACGATCCTCTCGGATGTATCGATCGACATTGCAGAAGGTCAGTTTGTCGCCGTTACGGGCGCGTCGGGCAGCGGCAAATCAACACTGCTTGGCCTGATCGCGGGGCTTGACTCTCCGACATCGGGGAGCATCTCCGTAGATGAAGACGACATTACCTCGCTCGGTGAGGACACCCTTGCCGGGATACGCGCACGCAAGATCGGCTTTGTCTTCCAGTCTTTCCATCTGATCCCGAGCTTGACGGCATTTGAGAATGTGCTGATCCCGATGGAGATCCTCGGCCTCGATAACGTGCGTGACCGTGCCGCTCGGCTGCTGGATGCAGTAGACCTTTCCAATCGGGGTCACCATTACCCAAATGAGCTCTCAGGAGGCGAGCAGCAGCGCGTTGCAATCGCGAGGGCTTTTGCGAACAGTCCGAAAATACTATTGGCGGATGAGCCGACCGGCAACCTTGATTCAAAGAACGGCCAACATGTATTCGAGCTAATGGAGCAGCTTCACCGTCAGCACAAGGTCACCCTTGTCCTTGTCACCCACGACACCGCCCTTGCTGGGCGGGCTGAACGCCGGATCGCATTGTCTGATGGACGTGTCGTGTTGGACGAACTGAACTAG